The uncultured Trichococcus sp. DNA segment CGACTGGATCTTCTTCCTGTTTGTCCTCAATTCCGCAGTATCCTACTTTTTTGCCTACAAGCGCAACCTGATCGTCGCCGATCAGCAACGCTACATCGTGACGATCTACCGCTTTGGATTCTTTTCCTTGGTAAATGCGCTGCAGATTCTCTTTTTGTATCTGACGCGGAGCTACACCGATTTCCTGCTGCTGCGCATCTTGTGCACGCTCTTGGAAAACCTGTTCGTCGCGCACAGTGCGGACAAACGCTATCCGTTCCTGAAGGAGAAAACGAGCGAGAAGCTGGACCGCGAAACCATTGAAGAAATAAAAAAGAACACAGCGGCGATGGTGACGCAAAAAATCGGCGAAATCGTGATCAATGCCACCGACAACATCGTCATTTCGATGAAAGTCGGCACGGTCTTTGTCGGGCTCTATTCCAATTATCTGCTGGTCATCAGCGCGCTGAACGGGATTCTTGGACAATTCTTCACAGCCATCACGGCGAGCGTCGGCAATCTGGGCGTGACCGAGTCGAAAGCAAGGCTGCTGGATGTTTTCGGGAAGATTCAGTTCGCGACTTTCTGGATTTTCGGCTACAGCGGCATTTCGCTTTACTTCCTGTTCAATCCGTTCGTCAGATTGTGGGTAGGTGAGGAGTATCTGTTGGGAATGGAAACGGTGCTGTTGCTGGCGGTTCTGTACTATATCCAGGGCATGCGCCGCGCGGTTTTGACATTCCGGGAAGCGCTGGGCCTGTATTGGTACGACCGCTACAAACCGATTTTTCAGTCGGCGGTCAATGTGCTCTTGTCGCTGGTGTGGGCGCCGGTTTACGGCATCACCGGGGTCATCTTTGCGACAATCGTATCGCTGACCACGACCTGCTTTTTGGTCGAGCCTTACTTCCTGTACAAGATTGGCTTTGCTGCGCCGCTTTGGACATACTATATTAGTTATGTGCGCTATACGCTGATCACACTCGCGACCGGGTATTTGACTGGCGCAGTCATCGCGCAAATCGACGGATCCGGGTTTGTGGCTTTGGCCGCCAGCTTCGCGGTCTGCCTGGTAATGCCGAATCTGCTGTTCCTGCTGCTGTTCCATCGGACGCAGGAGTTTCGGTATTTCAAAGGGCTACTGGTCGGGGTGGTGCACCGGAAGCGGAGGTGACCGGATTGTTGTTGCCGGCAATAACCAGAAAAAAACAATCAAGATCATGTATGGCAAAGACATTATGGGCATCCACCCGATGCATCCCCATAAGAATAAAAATTCGAGAACAAGTTAGGTGGTGGTGAAGATGAGCAAAATTAACTCGAAAAAGAAAATGGTTATTTTGATGTTCATCGATAGTCTATCAATCATATTGGCGGCGTTCCTGGCTTATTGGTTATTGGAAAATTATGTGACGCTGCCGAACCGTTATTATTATGTGATGATCGGGATAACCGTGATGATCTATGGCTCTCTTGGCGCTTTCCGCCATCTTTTCGCGAATTTGCCGTATTTTACCGGGTTGCATGATCTCATTTTCCACGT contains these protein-coding regions:
- a CDS encoding transporter is translated as MSRTKNSLKNISVALVGEIVAVPVGFIARIIFIRILGAEYLGVNGLFTSILTMLSLVELGIGPAIVYSLYKPLAEKDIPKVKALMQLYKRAYFLIGTLILLLGIGLIPFLHLFVTDAPNVQNLDWIFFLFVLNSAVSYFFAYKRNLIVADQQRYIVTIYRFGFFSLVNALQILFLYLTRSYTDFLLLRILCTLLENLFVAHSADKRYPFLKEKTSEKLDRETIEEIKKNTAAMVTQKIGEIVINATDNIVISMKVGTVFVGLYSNYLLVISALNGILGQFFTAITASVGNLGVTESKARLLDVFGKIQFATFWIFGYSGISLYFLFNPFVRLWVGEEYLLGMETVLLLAVLYYIQGMRRAVLTFREALGLYWYDRYKPIFQSAVNVLLSLVWAPVYGITGVIFATIVSLTTTCFLVEPYFLYKIGFAAPLWTYYISYVRYTLITLATGYLTGAVIAQIDGSGFVALAASFAVCLVMPNLLFLLLFHRTQEFRYFKGLLVGVVHRKRR